Proteins co-encoded in one Campylobacter jejuni genomic window:
- the efp gene encoding elongation factor P: protein MASYSMGDLKKGLKIEIDGIPFKIVEYQHVKPGKGPAFVRIKIKSFIDGKVLEKTFHAGDKCEAPNLEDKTMQYLYDDGENCQFMDTQTYEQVAISDDDVGEAKKWMLDGMMVDVLFHNGKAIGVEVPQVVELKIIETAPNFKGDTQGSNKKPATLETGAVVQIPFHVLEGEVIRVDTVRGEYIERANK, encoded by the coding sequence ATGGCATCTTATTCAATGGGTGATTTAAAAAAGGGACTTAAAATAGAAATCGATGGAATTCCTTTTAAAATAGTTGAGTATCAGCATGTAAAACCAGGCAAAGGTCCTGCTTTTGTGCGTATTAAAATCAAATCTTTTATTGATGGTAAAGTACTTGAAAAAACTTTCCATGCAGGTGATAAATGTGAAGCTCCAAATTTAGAAGATAAAACTATGCAGTATCTTTATGATGATGGTGAAAATTGCCAATTTATGGATACACAAACATATGAACAAGTAGCTATCAGTGATGATGATGTAGGTGAGGCAAAAAAATGGATGCTTGATGGTATGATGGTAGATGTGCTTTTCCATAATGGTAAAGCTATCGGCGTAGAAGTTCCACAAGTTGTTGAACTTAAAATCATTGAAACAGCTCCAAATTTCAAAGGTGATACTCAAGGATCAAATAAAAAACCGGCTACATTAGAAACAGGTGCAGTAGTGCAAATTCCTTTTCATGTGTTAGAAGGTGAAGTTATACGCGTTGATACTGTGCGTGGTGAGTATATAGAAAGAGCGAACAAATAA
- a CDS encoding DUF969 domain-containing protein, whose translation MEWLLLASIPLIVLGFALKINPFLVVTSVGIYAGLVSGFDFVKVVSDIGKSFVDNRYVAIIWLILPLLAVLEHKGLREQAKNLISKIKVASTGRILMYYFVFRQVTAALGLLSLGGHAQMIRPLIAPRPMAEAAAKLKFKNLTHKDSQKIKAFSAGTDNVAVFFGEDIFIAVHSILFIKAFYESNGIIVEPLHLSVWAIPTGILALIIHCSRLYLFDKRLEKTYKGLSDDKS comes from the coding sequence ATGGAATGGTTACTTCTTGCTTCTATACCTTTGATTGTTTTAGGTTTTGCTTTAAAGATTAACCCTTTTTTAGTGGTAACTTCAGTTGGAATTTATGCTGGACTTGTTTCAGGTTTTGATTTTGTTAAGGTTGTTAGTGATATAGGAAAATCTTTTGTAGATAATCGCTATGTTGCTATAATTTGGCTTATTTTGCCTTTGCTTGCTGTTTTAGAACACAAAGGCTTAAGAGAGCAGGCTAAAAATTTAATATCTAAAATAAAAGTTGCCAGTACAGGACGAATTTTAATGTATTATTTTGTTTTTAGACAAGTTACTGCAGCTTTAGGGCTTTTATCTTTAGGCGGACATGCACAGATGATAAGACCTTTAATAGCCCCCCGCCCTATGGCAGAAGCTGCAGCTAAGCTTAAATTTAAAAACTTAACACATAAAGATAGTCAAAAAATCAAAGCTTTTTCTGCGGGAACGGATAATGTTGCTGTATTTTTTGGAGAGGATATTTTTATAGCCGTGCATTCTATTTTATTTATTAAAGCTTTTTATGAGAGCAATGGTATTATTGTTGAGCCATTGCATTTATCAGTTTGGGCTATACCAACTGGAATTTTGGCTTTAATTATCCATTGTTCTAGACTTTATTTATTTGATAAAAGATTAGAAAAAACTTATAAAGGGTTGAGTGATGATAAGTCTTGA
- a CDS encoding DUF2891 domain-containing protein has translation MEKFIKQFSFIALENIFRELPNKITHSFNDINDIKPPKLMYPIFYGSYDWHSSVHSHWLLVKILKDFSHFAPKDEIIKALDSQFSREKAEGELKYLQNPTHKGFERPYGWGLLLKLALEINLLAKENDKAEIWAKNLEGIADFFVKEFKEFLPKMDYPIRVGTHFNSSFALYFALEYARFKKDQELEYCIIQSAKKWFLNDKNMQALEPCGDEFLSPVLMEAVLLSAVLPKNDFVKFFKAYLPNLEAKKPATLFTPVSVSDRSDGKIAHLDGLNLSRAWCFKILSNFCDENLKILLRNNATEHFDKAIAHIEDDYLGSHWLGSFALLAMDVDIL, from the coding sequence ATGGAAAAATTTATAAAACAATTTAGCTTTATTGCATTAGAAAATATTTTTAGAGAATTACCAAATAAAATTACACATTCTTTTAATGATATCAATGATATTAAACCGCCAAAACTTATGTATCCTATATTTTACGGTTCTTATGATTGGCATTCTAGCGTGCATTCTCACTGGCTTTTGGTAAAAATTTTAAAAGATTTTTCTCATTTTGCTCCAAAGGATGAAATCATCAAAGCTTTAGATTCTCAATTTAGCAGAGAAAAAGCAGAAGGAGAGCTTAAGTATCTTCAAAACCCTACGCACAAAGGTTTTGAAAGGCCTTATGGATGGGGATTGTTGTTAAAACTGGCTTTGGAGATAAATTTACTTGCTAAGGAAAATGACAAAGCTGAAATTTGGGCTAAAAATTTAGAAGGCATAGCTGATTTTTTTGTTAAAGAATTTAAGGAGTTTTTGCCTAAGATGGATTATCCTATACGAGTTGGAACTCATTTTAATAGCTCTTTTGCTTTGTATTTTGCTTTAGAATATGCAAGATTTAAAAAAGATCAAGAATTGGAGTATTGCATCATCCAAAGTGCTAAAAAGTGGTTTTTAAATGATAAAAATATGCAAGCTTTAGAGCCTTGTGGAGATGAGTTTTTATCTCCTGTTTTGATGGAAGCGGTGCTTTTAAGTGCTGTTTTACCTAAAAATGATTTTGTAAAATTTTTTAAAGCATATTTGCCAAATTTAGAAGCAAAAAAGCCTGCAACTTTATTTACCCCTGTGAGTGTGAGTGATAGGAGCGATGGTAAAATAGCGCATTTAGATGGGCTAAATTTAAGTCGTGCTTGGTGTTTTAAAATACTTTCAAATTTTTGCGATGAAAATTTAAAAATTCTTTTAAGAAATAATGCTACAGAGCATTTTGATAAAGCCATAGCTCATATAGAAGATGATTATCTTGGGTCGCATTGGCTAGGAAGCTTTGCTTTGCTTGCTATGGATGTGGATATTTTATAA
- a CDS encoding FUSC family protein, which produces MNKIEMLKQHFKEIAKLNSSEQVWQMPFFAALGVGIVLGLSVFFGKLNYGLISMIGALSFLYVPNTPLYHRMAVVMCCSFGIVSSFFLGILTHFLPSVFAFIPIGLVAMGSSVLIRYYNIGAPGYFFFVFSCVLGAYSPFEAKDFIFLVGLVFLGAMVANLMAFLYSIVVIYGFKNALPSEIPPREYIGFDAIFVDSLIMGSFVAFSIFLGTFLELERSYWIAISCTAIMQGVTLNSIWIKQIQRIIGTALGVCFAWWLLSKQFHDIELVLLIMSLFFIGQFLVNRNYALAMIFFTPYATYLSEAANFMSENADTLILTRLIDVVMGSILGLLGGFVIYKPYLRVYFERIAKYIFRIKQKA; this is translated from the coding sequence GTGAATAAAATAGAAATGCTAAAGCAACACTTTAAAGAAATTGCTAAATTAAATTCAAGCGAACAAGTTTGGCAAATGCCTTTTTTTGCGGCTTTAGGCGTGGGTATAGTTTTAGGGCTTAGTGTATTTTTTGGAAAATTAAACTATGGACTCATTTCCATGATAGGAGCTTTATCTTTTTTATATGTTCCAAACACTCCTTTATATCACAGAATGGCTGTTGTGATGTGCTGTTCTTTTGGCATAGTTTCTAGTTTTTTCTTAGGAATTTTAACCCATTTTTTGCCCTCAGTTTTTGCCTTCATCCCTATAGGGCTTGTGGCCATGGGAAGTTCTGTTTTAATTAGATATTATAATATTGGTGCACCTGGATATTTTTTCTTTGTATTTTCTTGTGTTTTAGGCGCTTATTCTCCTTTTGAAGCCAAAGATTTTATCTTTTTAGTGGGTCTTGTTTTTCTTGGAGCAATGGTAGCTAATTTAATGGCTTTTTTATATTCTATCGTTGTGATTTATGGATTTAAAAATGCTTTACCTAGCGAAATTCCACCTAGAGAATACATAGGTTTTGATGCAATTTTTGTGGATTCTTTAATCATGGGTTCTTTTGTGGCTTTTTCTATATTTTTAGGAACTTTTTTAGAACTTGAAAGAAGTTATTGGATAGCCATTTCTTGCACAGCTATTATGCAAGGGGTAACTTTAAATTCTATATGGATTAAACAAATTCAACGCATCATAGGAACAGCCTTAGGGGTATGTTTTGCATGGTGGCTTTTATCTAAACAATTTCACGATATAGAGCTTGTTTTACTTATTATGTCTTTGTTTTTTATAGGACAATTTTTAGTCAATCGAAACTATGCTTTAGCTATGATTTTCTTTACTCCTTATGCTACTTATCTTTCAGAAGCGGCTAATTTTATGAGTGAAAATGCAGATACATTGATACTCACTCGTTTAATTGATGTGGTAATGGGAAGTATTTTAGGACTTTTAGGTGGTTTTGTGATTTATAAACCTTATCTAAGAGTGTATTTTGAACGCATTGCAAAATACATCTTTAGGATAAAACAAAAAGCTTAA
- the proA gene encoding glutamate-5-semialdehyde dehydrogenase → MRNLLENIKKNSQKLLNLTPKDKEKIILKLAQILRENFKIILEANKKDMANFTKSGAMKDRLLLDEKRILALCEGLEKIAYIEDPIGKISKGWKNYAGLSIQKMSIPLGLICVIYEARPSLSTEIAALMIKSSNACVFKGGSEAKFTNEAIFTLVNKVLKEFDLQDCFAMFTQRDEILQILAFDDLIDVIIPRGSSNMIQEIANNTKIPLIKQNKGLCHAFVDQSANLDMALKIILNAKCQRVSVCNALETLLIHEKIAKNFISLLIPEFEKFKVKIHAHENALAYFNNSNLEVFKANKNTFDTEWLDFALSVKLVKDCDEAIEHINKHSSLHSETIISNDASNIAKFQRLINSSCIYVNASTRFSDGGEFGFGGEVGISTSKLHARGPMGVEDICTYKYIISGEGQIRE, encoded by the coding sequence ATGCGAAATTTACTTGAAAATATTAAGAAAAATTCTCAAAAACTACTTAACTTAACACCCAAAGATAAAGAAAAAATTATTCTAAAATTAGCTCAAATTTTAAGAGAAAATTTCAAAATTATCCTAGAAGCAAATAAAAAAGATATGGCAAATTTCACAAAAAGCGGAGCAATGAAAGATAGGCTTTTGTTAGATGAAAAACGCATTTTAGCTCTTTGTGAAGGCCTAGAAAAAATCGCTTACATCGAAGATCCTATAGGCAAAATTTCTAAAGGCTGGAAAAATTATGCGGGTTTGAGCATACAAAAGATGAGCATTCCTTTAGGACTTATTTGTGTTATTTACGAAGCAAGGCCTAGTCTTAGCACTGAAATCGCAGCTTTAATGATAAAAAGTTCCAATGCTTGTGTATTTAAAGGTGGAAGTGAAGCAAAATTTACAAATGAGGCTATATTTACTCTTGTTAATAAAGTCCTTAAGGAATTTGATTTGCAAGATTGTTTTGCTATGTTTACCCAAAGAGATGAGATCTTGCAAATTCTAGCTTTTGATGATTTAATCGATGTGATCATACCTCGCGGAAGTTCAAATATGATACAAGAAATTGCAAACAATACCAAAATTCCTCTCATTAAGCAAAATAAAGGCTTGTGTCATGCTTTTGTAGATCAAAGTGCTAACTTAGATATGGCTTTAAAAATAATCCTTAATGCAAAGTGTCAAAGAGTAAGTGTTTGTAACGCTTTAGAAACGCTTTTAATCCATGAAAAAATTGCTAAAAATTTTATAAGTCTTTTAATCCCTGAATTTGAAAAATTTAAGGTAAAAATTCACGCCCATGAAAATGCTTTGGCTTATTTTAACAACTCAAATTTAGAAGTTTTTAAAGCAAATAAAAATACCTTTGATACAGAATGGCTTGATTTTGCTTTAAGTGTAAAATTAGTAAAAGATTGCGATGAAGCTATAGAACATATCAATAAACACAGCTCCTTGCATTCTGAAACCATTATCTCAAATGATGCTTCAAATATCGCTAAATTTCAACGCCTTATAAACTCATCTTGTATTTATGTTAATGCTTCAACGCGTTTTAGCGATGGAGGAGAATTTGGCTTTGGTGGAGAAGTTGGAATTTCAACCAGCAAATTGCATGCAAGAGGTCCTATGGGAGTTGAAGATATTTGCACTTATAAATATATAATCAGTGGGGAAGGACAAATTCGAGAGTGA
- a CDS encoding NAD(P)-binding domain-containing protein, which produces MKKIDLIVVGAGPTGIGCAVEAKLKNKEVLILEKSNNICQTLMQFYKDGKRVDKAYKGCEGTNHGHVPFEDGTKESTIETFQNALKEHNIEVEFGSEVESVKNENGVFLVSTAKGVYECKNIIVAIGRMGKPNKPDYKLPITLTKIINFNANSVLANEKILVVGGGNSAAEYAVDLANSNQVSLCYRKKEFTRLNDINLKDIHEAGNSGKVELKLGIDINEVEDDNGKAKVNFTDSTSDIYDRIIYAIGGSTPLDFLQKCGINVDDKGVPLMDENKQSNVKGIFVAGDITTKNGASIVTGLNDAVKILSVL; this is translated from the coding sequence ATGAAAAAAATAGATTTAATTGTAGTAGGTGCAGGTCCAACAGGGATAGGCTGTGCAGTTGAAGCCAAGCTTAAAAACAAAGAAGTTTTGATACTAGAAAAATCAAATAACATTTGTCAAACTTTAATGCAATTTTATAAGGATGGCAAAAGAGTAGATAAAGCTTATAAGGGATGCGAAGGAACTAATCACGGACATGTTCCTTTTGAAGATGGCACCAAAGAAAGCACTATAGAAACTTTTCAAAACGCTTTAAAAGAGCACAATATAGAAGTTGAATTTGGTTCTGAAGTTGAGAGCGTTAAAAATGAAAATGGAGTTTTTTTAGTAAGCACAGCTAAAGGTGTTTATGAGTGTAAAAACATTATTGTTGCTATAGGTAGAATGGGTAAGCCTAATAAACCTGATTACAAACTTCCTATAACTTTAACAAAAATCATTAATTTTAATGCCAATTCAGTTTTAGCAAATGAAAAAATTCTTGTTGTAGGTGGTGGAAATTCAGCAGCAGAATACGCTGTGGATTTGGCTAATTCAAATCAAGTTAGCCTTTGTTATCGTAAAAAAGAATTCACAAGATTAAATGATATAAATCTTAAAGATATTCACGAAGCTGGAAATTCGGGTAAGGTAGAGTTAAAACTAGGAATTGACATTAATGAAGTAGAAGATGATAATGGCAAGGCTAAGGTAAATTTTACCGATAGTACAAGCGATATTTATGATAGAATCATTTATGCTATTGGTGGTTCTACTCCACTTGATTTTTTACAAAAATGTGGGATTAATGTTGACGATAAAGGTGTGCCTTTAATGGATGAAAATAAACAAAGCAATGTTAAAGGCATCTTTGTAGCAGGAGATATTACTACTAAAAATGGAGCAAGTATAGTTACAGGGTTAAATGACGCTGTGAAAATTCTTTCTGTACTTTAA
- a CDS encoding MATE family efflux transporter, with the protein MSSIFSTLSPFRLFVKCAVPNVISMAFISFYYIVDGIFVGKYLGSDALAALALIIPFIMMSFALADMIAIGSAVQISMHLGLGKKNLARKIFSSSMLIIFIISCFIGILEYFLGPVLIDFLNVSDEIKTMAKECMFVFALFAPFTMLSFALDNYLRICGKTAYSMVMNVIIALSNIVLDYIFIVELGLGLFSAALATCLGLVLGGIFGIFPFLFQNLELKISSLYMNLKIFKNILYNGSSEFFGNISGSLYSIFANFVLLKISDTQAVAAFSIVLYIDSFIIMLIIAMGDAMQPALSYNYAKKDFSRIKAIVKVAFFAGGFLSLFSIVLILIFGENLITLFTKENNQEFKTFAYTALTLFAFNYFFAWFNVLSGSFLTAFNKASFSLVLSLAQNLFIPLFFLLLLSYFIGLNGVWLSPFFAEFCVLILAWIFLKRIFKDLSL; encoded by the coding sequence ATGTCAAGTATTTTTAGCACCTTAAGCCCTTTTAGGCTTTTTGTAAAATGTGCCGTGCCAAATGTTATAAGCATGGCTTTTATTTCTTTTTATTATATAGTTGATGGAATTTTTGTTGGAAAATATCTAGGAAGTGATGCTTTAGCGGCACTAGCCTTGATTATTCCCTTTATCATGATGTCTTTTGCTTTGGCTGATATGATAGCCATAGGATCAGCAGTGCAAATTTCTATGCATTTAGGTTTAGGCAAGAAGAATTTAGCTAGAAAGATATTTAGCTCAAGTATGTTGATTATTTTTATAATCTCTTGTTTTATTGGAATTTTGGAGTATTTTTTAGGACCTGTTTTGATTGATTTTTTAAATGTTAGCGATGAGATTAAAACGATGGCTAAAGAATGTATGTTTGTTTTTGCTTTGTTTGCACCTTTTACTATGCTTTCTTTTGCTTTGGATAATTATTTAAGAATTTGCGGAAAAACTGCTTATAGTATGGTAATGAATGTGATTATAGCATTAAGCAATATAGTGCTTGATTATATTTTTATAGTTGAGTTGGGTTTGGGTTTATTTTCAGCTGCTCTTGCAACTTGTTTGGGACTTGTTTTAGGTGGTATTTTTGGAATTTTTCCTTTCTTGTTTCAAAATTTAGAGCTTAAAATTTCAAGCCTATATATGAATTTAAAAATTTTTAAAAATATTCTTTATAACGGAAGCAGTGAGTTTTTTGGCAATATTTCAGGATCTTTATATAGTATTTTTGCAAATTTTGTTTTATTAAAAATTTCTGATACTCAAGCCGTGGCAGCTTTTTCTATAGTTTTATATATTGATAGTTTTATTATAATGCTTATTATTGCTATGGGTGATGCAATGCAGCCTGCACTTAGTTACAACTATGCTAAAAAAGATTTTTCAAGAATTAAAGCTATTGTAAAAGTGGCATTTTTTGCAGGGGGATTTTTATCTTTATTCTCTATAGTGCTTATATTGATATTTGGAGAAAATTTAATCACGCTTTTTACAAAAGAAAACAATCAAGAATTTAAAACTTTTGCTTATACAGCTTTGACGCTTTTTGCTTTTAATTATTTTTTTGCATGGTTTAATGTTCTAAGTGGTTCTTTTTTGACAGCTTTTAATAAGGCAAGCTTTTCTTTGGTTTTAAGTTTGGCACAAAATTTATTTATACCTTTGTTTTTTCTTTTGCTTTTATCTTATTTTATAGGTTTAAATGGAGTATGGCTAAGTCCATTTTTTGCTGAATTTTGTGTTTTGATTTTAGCTTGGATTTTTCTTAAAAGAATTTTTAAAGATCTATCTTTATAG
- a CDS encoding DUF2860 family protein — protein sequence MKKYLFSCVLASILLTQSATAVEFQEGFSGNLSIGVGARDIKSNISTLANSDYLSSHNADNSDSSFIPFIGVELYYGNLINNDRIFIKNYNGRDISGIALGYERAYLERFSTSFSVISSLREKAYANPYAIGNREETDVNRYGFKISQLYESDFGKFTTSYLFRKNKYDKDTIAQSSLKREGYYHEFELNYSYSLLNLGLNYDYNDADGKAQSYSRYGFSIGTNLAFANDYIFTPNLNLSKYEAVGTDPIFHKKQDGNIVKLNLKVVKNQFLGYNGLYGFANYGIEKRNSDIGFYDETYQIVLTGIGYKF from the coding sequence TTGAAAAAATATTTATTTTCCTGTGTTTTAGCCTCCATTTTATTAACCCAATCAGCTACGGCTGTAGAATTTCAAGAAGGTTTTAGTGGAAATTTAAGCATAGGTGTAGGTGCAAGGGATATTAAAAGTAATATTTCAACCTTGGCAAACAGTGATTATCTAAGCAGTCACAATGCTGATAATTCAGACTCCTCTTTCATTCCTTTTATCGGTGTAGAACTTTACTATGGCAACCTTATAAATAATGATAGAATTTTTATTAAAAACTACAATGGAAGAGATATCAGCGGTATAGCTTTAGGCTACGAAAGAGCTTATTTAGAGCGTTTTAGCACTTCTTTTTCTGTGATTTCCTCTTTAAGAGAAAAAGCTTATGCAAATCCTTATGCAATAGGAAATAGAGAAGAAACTGATGTTAATAGATATGGTTTTAAAATCTCTCAACTTTATGAAAGTGATTTTGGGAAATTTACCACTTCATATTTATTTAGAAAAAACAAATATGATAAAGACACTATCGCACAAAGCTCTTTAAAAAGGGAGGGGTATTATCACGAATTTGAATTAAACTATAGTTATAGCTTATTAAACCTAGGGTTAAATTATGATTACAATGATGCAGACGGAAAAGCTCAAAGCTATTCAAGATATGGTTTTAGTATAGGAACAAATTTGGCTTTTGCTAATGATTATATCTTCACTCCAAATTTAAATCTTAGCAAATATGAAGCAGTAGGAACTGATCCTATCTTCCACAAAAAACAAGATGGTAATATAGTTAAGCTTAATCTAAAAGTTGTTAAAAATCAATTTTTGGGTTATAACGGACTTTATGGTTTTGCAAATTATGGCATAGAAAAAAGAAATAGTGATATAGGATTTTATGATGAAACCTATCAAATTGTCCTAACTGGTATAGGATATAAATTCTAA
- the dnaB gene encoding replicative DNA helicase, translating to MQQEYYDLDLERAILSSCIMSEEAYANIAGDISPKDFSLKAHQDIFKAVIACSNNKEPISVSFLRKHKKIDEQILAEILATPSMIDLPAYVNELREKSVKRQLLSFAHLLPTRINEDRAVSEIADEIGKEIFSITNRVNSRDIKDVDMVISELFEEFKKQKTLENKGIIGLDTGFEGLNKMTKGFKGGELIIIAARPGMGKTTLCLNFIDKVLRQKKGVALFSLEMPATQIMQRMLSSKTSIPLQKILTADLNDDEWERLGDACNDYSQKKLYIYDSGYATIADVRAILRRLKSQDESIGLCVIDYIGLMMSNSNFNDRHLQVSEISRGLKLLARELDMPIIALSQLNRGLEQRANKRPLMSDLRESGAIEQDADAILFVYRDEVYREQEEKERENKAKAEGKAYQRLFIPNPMQENAEIIVGKNRNGPVGTIEVVFLKEKSCFVDKPIGYETTEFTG from the coding sequence GTGCAGCAAGAGTATTATGACTTGGATTTAGAACGAGCTATTTTAAGTAGTTGTATTATGAGTGAAGAAGCTTATGCTAATATAGCAGGCGATATTAGCCCAAAAGATTTTAGTCTTAAAGCTCACCAAGATATTTTTAAAGCGGTTATAGCTTGTAGTAATAACAAAGAGCCCATTTCTGTAAGTTTTTTAAGAAAACATAAAAAAATAGATGAGCAAATTTTAGCAGAAATTCTTGCCACTCCTTCTATGATAGATTTGCCTGCTTATGTAAATGAACTTCGCGAAAAGTCCGTAAAAAGACAACTCTTGAGTTTTGCACATCTTTTACCAACTCGTATCAATGAAGATCGTGCTGTAAGTGAAATCGCAGATGAAATTGGTAAAGAAATTTTTAGCATTACAAATCGTGTGAATTCTAGAGATATTAAAGATGTTGATATGGTAATATCAGAACTTTTTGAAGAATTTAAAAAGCAAAAAACTTTAGAAAATAAAGGTATTATAGGGCTTGATACAGGTTTTGAAGGTCTAAATAAAATGACAAAAGGCTTTAAAGGGGGTGAACTTATAATAATCGCCGCGCGTCCAGGTATGGGAAAGACAACTCTTTGTTTAAATTTCATTGATAAGGTTTTAAGACAAAAAAAAGGCGTGGCTTTATTTTCTCTTGAAATGCCTGCAACTCAAATCATGCAAAGAATGCTATCTTCTAAAACTTCTATTCCTTTGCAAAAAATTTTAACTGCAGATTTAAACGATGATGAATGGGAGCGTTTAGGAGATGCTTGCAATGATTATAGTCAAAAGAAATTATATATTTACGATAGTGGTTATGCAACTATTGCTGATGTAAGGGCTATTTTAAGGCGTTTAAAATCTCAAGATGAAAGTATAGGACTTTGTGTGATTGACTATATAGGGCTTATGATGAGTAATTCAAATTTTAATGATAGACATTTGCAAGTTAGTGAAATTTCAAGAGGACTTAAGCTTTTGGCTAGGGAGCTTGATATGCCTATTATCGCACTTTCACAACTTAATCGTGGCTTAGAGCAAAGGGCAAATAAGCGTCCTTTGATGAGTGATTTGCGAGAAAGTGGAGCTATAGAGCAAGATGCGGATGCTATTTTGTTTGTATATCGCGATGAGGTTTATAGAGAACAAGAAGAAAAAGAAAGAGAGAATAAAGCTAAAGCTGAAGGTAAAGCTTATCAAAGGCTTTTTATACCAAATCCTATGCAAGAAAATGCTGAAATTATTGTTGGAAAAAATAGAAATGGGCCTGTTGGAACTATAGAAGTTGTATTTTTAAAAGAAAAATCTTGTTTTGTAGATAAACCTATAGGCTATGAAACTACTGAATTTACAGGCTAG
- a CDS encoding YcjF family protein, with protein MANNEFNFNNGSFFNEIMTKFEKIKKEEQENNKLNVLILGKTGAGKSTLINTVFGEKVAKTGSGSPITANLNKYEKDGLCIYDSKGLEIKDDKGIDNLKQFIEDQKAKEPSDQIHLVWFCICEANRRIEPQEKELIKFLKSEKFCTILVITKAQQDKDENGCSFKDIVKKELELDDEKIERVRAIAIEDDEGNVKKLLGIKELVNKTYCFLNEGQKNAFARKQQYDKDLKREACKEKAQDKIKYYAGLSSTVALSPIPFSDFPLIATNQCAMIYHISMIYELNLSSKDDALKILTALLATGVTGFAVKTLATGLMKFIPGVNFIGGAINATVAYNATKKIGEFYIDYLDEHFEDIQNGKKLDFEFKNLSIEK; from the coding sequence ATGGCAAATAATGAGTTTAATTTCAACAATGGATCTTTTTTTAACGAGATAATGACAAAGTTTGAAAAAATCAAAAAAGAAGAACAAGAAAATAATAAGTTAAATGTTTTAATACTTGGAAAAACAGGTGCAGGAAAAAGTACTTTAATTAATACCGTATTTGGTGAAAAAGTAGCCAAAACAGGTAGCGGCTCTCCAATCACTGCTAATTTAAACAAATATGAAAAAGATGGACTTTGTATATATGATAGTAAAGGTCTTGAAATAAAAGATGACAAAGGTATTGATAACTTAAAACAATTTATCGAAGATCAAAAAGCAAAAGAACCTTCAGATCAAATTCATTTGGTATGGTTTTGTATTTGTGAAGCAAATCGAAGAATAGAACCACAAGAAAAAGAATTAATAAAATTTTTAAAATCTGAAAAATTTTGTACAATATTGGTTATCACTAAAGCTCAACAAGATAAAGATGAAAATGGTTGTAGTTTTAAGGATATTGTTAAAAAAGAGCTTGAATTAGATGATGAAAAAATAGAAAGAGTAAGAGCTATAGCAATTGAAGATGATGAAGGAAATGTTAAAAAACTTTTAGGTATTAAAGAGTTAGTCAATAAAACTTATTGTTTTTTAAATGAAGGACAAAAAAATGCTTTTGCAAGAAAACAACAATATGATAAAGATTTAAAAAGAGAAGCTTGCAAAGAAAAGGCTCAAGATAAGATTAAATATTATGCAGGATTATCTTCAACTGTAGCATTATCTCCTATACCTTTTTCTGACTTTCCTCTTATTGCAACCAATCAATGTGCTATGATTTATCATATTAGTATGATTTACGAGCTTAATTTAAGCAGTAAAGATGATGCTTTAAAAATTTTAACAGCTTTACTTGCTACAGGTGTTACAGGATTTGCAGTCAAAACGCTTGCTACAGGTCTTATGAAATTTATTCCTGGTGTCAATTTTATAGGTGGAGCTATTAACGCAACAGTAGCCTACAACGCCACTAAAAAAATCGGAGAATTTTATATAGATTATTTAGATGAACATTTTGAAGATATACAAAATGGAAAAAAACTTGATTTTGAATTTAAAAATTTATCAATAGAAAAATAA